The nucleotide window TCTCTGGGTCGATACcacccatgccgccgcccatgccgccacCTCCGCCAAACATGTCGGCAGGGTCCATCAGATCGTCGCCGTTATCGTAAGCGGCCTTCTTTCTGCGAACAGAGTCAGCAAACATCGTACGCAGATGAGCCATCATGACCGCCATGGGGACCTACTGAGGGTCGCTCAAGCACTCATAGGCTTCTTGCATATCCTTGAACTTGGCCTCAGCCTCGGGATCGTTGGGGTTCTTGTCTGGGTGGAGCTTGACGGCCATCTTGCGGTAGGCCCTCTTGATCTGGTCGGCATCACAGTCCTTCTCTAGGCCCATGATCTTGTAGTAGTCCTTTCTCAGGCTCTTCTTGAGttccagctcggccttgcGCACCTCGGTGGGGATGGAGCGGTCCTCCGGGTCGAGCTCCTGGATCGCCTTCCATTCCTTGACGGCATCTTCCCACTTACCCGCCTGTCCCAGAGCATTGGCCTTGGTCTTCCTGGCCTTGGTATAGCTGGGGTCCAGGGTCACGGCacggtcggcgtcggcaatggcGTCATCGTATTGCTTGAGCTTGATCTTGCACACTGCCCGGTTATGCAACAGCTTTGCGTTGGTACCTCGGTTGGAAGGATCCACGTCCAGGGCGGCCGTGTATTTCTCAACAGCAGGCTGTAGCCGGCCAGCCTTGAACTCGACattgccctcctccttcatgCGGTCCAGCTTCTGGACGATCCTCAGCCACTTGACCGCGTCACGGAAGTCAGGGTCGCAGTTGATGGCCATGCGAAACGCCTGTATGGCCTTTTCGTTATCGCCTTGGCCGTAAAGGACACGACCACGAAGGACAAGAGCCTCGGGGTCTTGGTTGTTGTGTCGCAGCAGCGACATGGCAATGTTCTGTGCCTCACCCAGCGAGTTCTCGCGTCCCATGGCGATGtacgcctcgccgcgcatcAGCTGCCACTTGCGAGGCTTGGTGACGCTGGGGCCGAGACCACGCTCGGCCTGGTCCAAAGCGTGCAGAACCATCGACCCGGCCGTACCTTCGCGCAAGCTGTTCTTGGCGGCGTTCACATGGTGGAGCATCTCCCGAGTGGGTGCCATGTCCTTGGCAGATGGCGGCGGGTCGATGCGTCCAAAGGTTGTCATGGCCTCCTctggccggccgaggcctgTGTAGATGCGTGCCAGCCTCAGCAGAATTTTTGAGTTTTGCGGATCGAcatcggcggcgtgggagcAGTCCTCGAGGGCAGCCTCGTACTGACCATTGGacatgaaggcggcggcgcggttgCTGAGGAAGGTTGGTGAGTCGGGGAACAAGTCGACGGCTAGAAATGATGGTTTGTCAGCACAACGCTTAGATGATACATGGTTGTAGGGCTTAGGGAACGCACCCTTGGTGTATTGCTCAATGGCCTTGCTGTAGATTCTCTCCTTGAAGAAGCGGTTGCCAGCGGCCTTGTAagcctcggcgtcctccaTGGGCGTGGGGACGGGACTGGAAGGGTTGGActtgtgcggcggcggggcgggcgcttCGTCGTGGGCGGTGCCGTTGGGAATAGGCACGGAGAAATTTGCCTGGGCCGAAGGGTTCGGGGTaacgggcggcggcggcgacgacgaagacgagggtgcggcgccgttgccgttgacgggCGGCTCCCGGTCAATGTCCatggcgttgctgccgctcaTTGCGGAAttggcgagggcggagaagcgcttgcgctcctcgggcggcaggTTCAACGGATGAATGTCCGAGTCAAACTTGCTGCTccgtcgcgacgacgacgtgggctcGGTGGCGTGTCGGGAGAGCCTCGAGatgcgcggcgacgacgaggacttGGAGGCGGCAGGGTCGCGGTCTCTGGTCGAGTCCCGGTACGAGGCGGGCCTCGAAGATTTTTTGGGCGACGACCGCGGGGtggccgacgcggacgacgacgtcgactgcttggtgggggagggaggttCCGAATGAGGGTGCTGCCGCGAGTCGTGGTGacggtcgtcgaggttgggACTGGAGGCGTGCTTCTTGGAcgcagaagacgacgaagagggtttcttgctgccgccgaagaaCTTCATTGGGGGCGGCCGGAATGCGGGACTGGGCAGgcagcgtcgagggcgaaCTCGACTCAGCGGTACGGCTGTCCCCGAAACAACGGTATGCCGGTTACTGGGAacggaggggcggggggagggggggggggggtccagGTCGAGGCTAATAAACGGGTGTCAAGGTCCCAAAGGGGGAAAAGTCTGGGGCCACCAGGCGGGAGCGGCAAAGGgaaacgacggcggcggcgctgggtgtgtttaaaaaaaaaatgcGTGCGGCGTTGCGtgcgggagcgggaggacGCGAAGGAGGGTGGAGGGGCCCCCTTCGATGAGAAACGAAGATGGGAGAAGTCGACCGAAAACAAAGGCCGAGCCAGGGGTGGATTCGAGCAGCCCCCAAGTGACCAACGCGAGAGAAGACAAAGCGACGTCGGAGcggagcagagcagagcagagcagagcggagagcagagcagagcaaagGAACGCAACGCAATGCAACGGACAGGGCGGGTGAAGAGGGAAGTAGGAAGAGGAAAAAGGAAGAGAGGGAGCGGAGAacgagcgagagagagggagggaagagTGACGAAGGTCTCCAAAACGCCAACGAGAGAAACCGAGAGAGCCCAGCAGCACAGAAGGAAGGTACAGCACAGCTCAGCggtgcacggcggcgccctgcaaATGGTAGGTGAGATCCATTAGCCACAGCACACCTCACAGCGAGCCAGTAAGGTACGATATTCTGTTCTTTCAGCGGCGCCCGGGCTCTCCTCTCAGGCCGCCTGGGTCCCCCTTCCCAGCCCGCGATTTATCAGTACGTAGTCGGTGGCAACGACAGGCGGGATGATTGACAGTGGCCCCCGGCATGGGGTGCCAAATTGTGACTTTGACTGGCcggggggaagaagagacGAGAGAAATAAAACAGGACCTcccaggggggggggacggtAACGTGTCGTCACAGGACATGGTGCCACGGATCAAGTAATGAGAAAAAAAACATGGACTTTGAAGACGAGCAGGGGAAAggggcatcgacgaggctggcTCAAACATACATAAACGACGacggtcgtcgacggcctcgtgcCTCGTGCTCGATCCCATGACGCCGCTCGATACCTTCGATAAAAAGCCACCCATCGTCACCGACACCGGGCGTGTCTTGGACAtgggggcgtcgtcgcccagcgcaaaacggcacacacacagtcaggcgcgccgctgccatgccatgccatgccatgccatgcccatgcGCACCGCTGCCGCAACCCGCACCCACCGTCATGGGGGCCCCGTGACCTCTGAGCGGCTCGCAGGTCTGCCTGCAGATTCGCAACAACCTGGTGGGATCGTCcgtcctcccctcccttcccgTGGGTACCTGACGTGtccggggcgggcgtccgTCGACTCCCCGTTCCCCTTGCTCTTCCGCCccaacctcctcctctgctGCCGCTCGCTGCCCTGCACTGGATGCCCTGCACTGGATGCCCGTCCACTCGGCCAGGCCACCATCGGgtcggggggcgggggaagGCTGCTGTCGCCAACGGACCGCTCTGTTTCGCCGGGGACCAGAGCTGCTTTTCTCCGCTTCGCTGTCGCGCTGTTGTGCCGGCAacgcgtcgcgcgcgcccatGCAGGCTGCTATTgctat belongs to Purpureocillium takamizusanense chromosome 1, complete sequence and includes:
- a CDS encoding uncharacterized protein (COG:O~EggNog:ENOG503NV1Y); protein product: MKFFGGSKKPSSSSSASKKHASSPNLDDRHHDSRQHPHSEPPSPTKQSTSSSASATPRSSPKKSSRPASYRDSTRDRDPAASKSSSSPRISRLSRHATEPTSSSRRSSKFDSDIHPLNLPPEERKRFSALANSAMSGSNAMDIDREPPVNGNGAAPSSSSSPPPPVTPNPSAQANFSVPIPNGTAHDEAPAPPPHKSNPSSPVPTPMEDAEAYKAAGNRFFKERIYSKAIEQYTKAVDLFPDSPTFLSNRAAAFMSNGQYEAALEDCSHAADVDPQNSKILLRLARIYTGLGRPEEAMTTFGRIDPPPSAKDMAPTREMLHHVNAAKNSLREGTAGSMVLHALDQAERGLGPSVTKPRKWQLMRGEAYIAMGRENSLGEAQNIAMSLLRHNNQDPEALVLRGRVLYGQGDNEKAIQAFRMAINCDPDFRDAVKWLRIVQKLDRMKEEGNVEFKAGRLQPAVEKYTAALDVDPSNRGTNAKLLHNRAVCKIKLKQYDDAIADADRAVTLDPSYTKARKTKANALGQAGKWEDAVKEWKAIQELDPEDRSIPTEVRKAELELKKSLRKDYYKIMGLEKDCDADQIKRAYRKMAVKLHPDKNPNDPEAEAKFKDMQEAYECLSDPQKKAAYDNGDDLMDPADMFGGGGGMGGGMGGIDPEILFSMMGNQGGFGGGGFRGAGGFPGGAGGFPGAAGGFPGGASFNFNTGGAGRARGGGFPYQ